GTGCAGGGCGTCGGCTTCCGGCCGTTCGTGTACACCACGGCCACCGCGCTGGGGCTGTCCGGTTCGGTGCGCAACGACAGCGCGGGCGCCGTCATCGAGGTGGAGGGTGCCGCGGATGCGCTGGCCACTTTCCACGACCGGGTGCGCGACCAGCCGCCGCCGCTCGCCGTCATCGAGCGCATCGAGACCGCCGAGGTGCCGGCGGCCGGGGGAACCGGGTTCTTCATCGCCGACACGTCACGCGGCGGCGGGCGCACGCTGGCCTCGCCCGACGTGGCGATGTGCGCGCAATGCGCTTCCGAGCAACGGGATCCGCGGAACCGCCGCTATCGTCACCCGTTCGTCAACTGCACGAACTGCGGGCCGCGGTTCACCATCATCTCCTCGCTCCCCTACGACCGCGCTGCCACCTCGATGGCCGGGTTCGCCATGTGCCCCGACTGCGCCCGCGAATACGCAGACCCCACCGACCGCAGGTTCCACGCACAGCCCGTGTGCTGCCCCTCGTGCGGGCCCACGCTGTCGTTCCGGTCGGCGGGCGCACCCGTCAGCACCGGTGAGGACGCGCTGGCCGGGGCGCGGCGACTGCTGCGCGACGGCGGGGTGCTGGCGGTCAAGGGGATCGGCGGCTACCACCTGGCGTGTGACGCCGCAGACCGGGCGGCGGTCGCCGAACTGCGCCGCCGCAAGCGCCGCGGTGACAAACCGTTCGCCGTCATGGCAGCCGACCTCGACACCGCTGGACGGATCATCGTCCTCGACGAACCGACGCGCCATTTGCTCGCCGGGCCGCAACGACCGATCGTGCTGGCGGCGCGCCGGACCGGGGCGCAGGTGGCGGCGAACGTGGCACCGGCCAACCCCGATCTTGGTGTGCTGCTGGCTTATTCGCCGCTGCACACCCTGCTGTTCGGGCTGCCCGGCGATGAGCCCGGCCCGCAGGTGTTGATCATGACGTCGGGCAACCTCGCCGGCGAGCCGCTGTGCTACCGCGACGACGACGCGCTCGACCGGTTGTCGGGAATCGCCGACGGGTGGCTGCTGCACGACCGGCCGATCCTCGTGCCGTGCGACGACTCCGTGGTGCGGGTGCTCGACGGCAGGGAACTGCCCGTCCGGCGGTCCCGGGGCTACGCCCCCCTGCCGGTCGCGCTGCCCGTCGCGGTCTCGCCGACGCTGGCCGTCGGGGCGGATCTGAAGAACACGATGGCGCTCGCCGACGGCCGGTACGCCTGGCTGAGCCAGCACATCGGCGATATGGACGACTTGACGACGCTGTCGGCCTTCACCGCGGCCGAACAGCATCTGCGCCAGCTCACCGGCGTCACCCCCGTGGTGGTGGCAGCCGATGCCCACCCGCGGTACCGCTCGACGGCCTGGGCGCACCGGCACGCCGGTGGGCGACCGGTGCGGGCGGTACAGCACCACCACGCCCACATCGCAGCGGTGATGGCCGAGCACGGCCTCGACGGCTCGCAGCCGGTCCTCGGGTTCGCCTTCGACGGAACGGGTTTCGGGCCCGACGGTGCGGTCTGGGGCGGCGAGGTGCTGGTGGCCGATTACAAGGGTTACCGCAGGGTCGCCGCGCTGCGATACGTGCCGCTGCCCGGCGGCGACGTCAGTGTGCGGCGCCCCTACCGGATGGCGCTGGCCCATCTGTGGGCGGCGGGATTGCCCTGGGATGAGGGTCTGGCTCCCGTACAGGCGTGCCCGGACGACGAGCGCCGGGTGCTGCGCCACCAGCTCGACACCGGACTGCACTGTGCGCCGACGTCGAGCATGGGCCGGCTGTTCGACGGGGTCGCCGCGCTCGCCGGCGTGCGGCAGACCGTCGACTACGAGGCCCAGGCGGCGATCGAGTTCGAGGGGCTCGCGCGCACGGCAGCCGGTGCCACGGCGCCGTACTGGTTCACCGTCGACGACCGCGCGGCGCCGGCGGTCATCGACCCCACCCCGGTGCTGCGCGCGGTCGTCGGCGATGCGCTGCACGGGGTGCCGGCCGCGCTGATCGGGTGGCGGTTCCACCGCGCCTTGGCCGACCTCGTCGTGCGGTTGGCCGACGGCACCGAATCGGTCGTGGCGCTTTCCGGCGGGGTGTTCCAGAACTCACTGCTGCTGCGAATGGTGCTGGGCGGGTTGGCAGCTCGCGGCATACGGGTGATCACCCACCACCGGGTGCCGCCGAACGACGGCGGTATCGCGCTGGGTCAGTTGATGGTCGCCAATGCCGGGTGACGGGTCGGGACCTTGAGAAAGGAGGACGCCGATGTGTCTGGCGGTTCCGGGAAAGATCGTGAGCGTGTGCGACCGCGACGGCACGTTGATGGCCGTCGTCGATTTCGGCGGCATCAGGAAAGACGTGTGCCTGCAGTACATCCCGGACGCGCAGCCCGGGCAGTACGTCGTTGTACACGTCGGGTTCGCGATTCAGCGCCTCGACGAGGAGTCGGCGATGCGCACGCTGCGCGAGTTCGAACATCTCGGCGTGCTCGCCGAGGAGTTCGGTGACGGGTTCGAGCTGGCCGCCCGGCAGGCCGGTGTGGCCAACCCCGACAGCGGGAGGTGACAGGAGTGAAGTACCTGGACGAGTTCAGCGACCCCCACCTGGCGGCCAAACTCGTGACACAGATCAAGGCGGTCACCACGCGGCGCTGGGCGATCATGGAAGTGTGTGGCGGACAGACTCATTCGATCATCCGCCATGGTATCGACCAGCTGCTGCCGGACCAGATCGAGATGATCCACGGCCCGGGGTGTCCGGTGTGCGTCACTCCGCTGGAGATCATCGACAAGGCGCTGGAGATCGCGTCCCGCCCGGAGGTGATCTTCTGCTCGTTCGGCGACATGCTGCGGGTGCCGGGCAGTGCGAAGGATCTGTTCCGGGTCAAGAGCGAGGGCGGCGACGTGCGGGTGGTGTACTCACCTCTGGACGCGCTGGGGTTGGCGCGAGCGAATCCGGACCGGCAGGTGGTGTTCTTCGGCATCGGATTCGAGACCACCGCTCCGGCCAACGCCATGACCGTGTACGAGGCCAAGCGCCTCGGCATCGCCAACTTCTCCCTGCTGGTGTCGCATGTGCTGGTGCCGCCGGCGATCTCGGCGATCATGGAGTCCCCCAGCTGCCGCGTGCAGGCGTTCCTCGCCGCCGGCCACGTCTGCTCGGTGATGGGCACCGGTGAGTATCCGTCGCTGTGCGACAGGTACGCCATCCCCATCGTCGTGACCGGGTTCGAGCCGCTCGACATCCTGGAAGGCATCCGGCGCACGGTCATCCAGCTCGAGTCGGGCCGCCACGAGCTCGAGAACGCCTATCCGCGCGCCGTGCGCGACGACGGCAATCCGGCGGCCAAGGCGATGCTCGCCGACGTCTTCGAGATCACCGACCGCAGCTGGCGCGGCATCGGGATGATCCCGGGCAGCGGCTGGCGGCTCGCCCCCGCCTACCGCGAGTTCGACGCCGAGCGCCGCTTCGCGGTGACCGGCATCCACACCGAGGAGTCGGCGCTGTGCCGGTCGGGTGAAGTGCTGCAGGGCCTCCTCAAACCGCACGAGTGCGCGGCGTTCGGCACGGTGTGCACCCCTCGCAATCCCCTCGGCGCGACGATGGTGTCGTCGGAGGGCGCCTGTGCGGCCTACTACCTGTACCGCCGCCTCGAGGTGAGCCATGCCTGAGATGCGCGCCATGGACACGCCGCC
Above is a window of Mycolicibacterium baixiangningiae DNA encoding:
- the hypF gene encoding carbamoyltransferase HypF → MRMCVHGVVQGVGFRPFVYTTATALGLSGSVRNDSAGAVIEVEGAADALATFHDRVRDQPPPLAVIERIETAEVPAAGGTGFFIADTSRGGGRTLASPDVAMCAQCASEQRDPRNRRYRHPFVNCTNCGPRFTIISSLPYDRAATSMAGFAMCPDCAREYADPTDRRFHAQPVCCPSCGPTLSFRSAGAPVSTGEDALAGARRLLRDGGVLAVKGIGGYHLACDAADRAAVAELRRRKRRGDKPFAVMAADLDTAGRIIVLDEPTRHLLAGPQRPIVLAARRTGAQVAANVAPANPDLGVLLAYSPLHTLLFGLPGDEPGPQVLIMTSGNLAGEPLCYRDDDALDRLSGIADGWLLHDRPILVPCDDSVVRVLDGRELPVRRSRGYAPLPVALPVAVSPTLAVGADLKNTMALADGRYAWLSQHIGDMDDLTTLSAFTAAEQHLRQLTGVTPVVVAADAHPRYRSTAWAHRHAGGRPVRAVQHHHAHIAAVMAEHGLDGSQPVLGFAFDGTGFGPDGAVWGGEVLVADYKGYRRVAALRYVPLPGGDVSVRRPYRMALAHLWAAGLPWDEGLAPVQACPDDERRVLRHQLDTGLHCAPTSSMGRLFDGVAALAGVRQTVDYEAQAAIEFEGLARTAAGATAPYWFTVDDRAAPAVIDPTPVLRAVVGDALHGVPAALIGWRFHRALADLVVRLADGTESVVALSGGVFQNSLLLRMVLGGLAARGIRVITHHRVPPNDGGIALGQLMVANAG
- the hypD gene encoding hydrogenase formation protein HypD, with amino-acid sequence MKYLDEFSDPHLAAKLVTQIKAVTTRRWAIMEVCGGQTHSIIRHGIDQLLPDQIEMIHGPGCPVCVTPLEIIDKALEIASRPEVIFCSFGDMLRVPGSAKDLFRVKSEGGDVRVVYSPLDALGLARANPDRQVVFFGIGFETTAPANAMTVYEAKRLGIANFSLLVSHVLVPPAISAIMESPSCRVQAFLAAGHVCSVMGTGEYPSLCDRYAIPIVVTGFEPLDILEGIRRTVIQLESGRHELENAYPRAVRDDGNPAAKAMLADVFEITDRSWRGIGMIPGSGWRLAPAYREFDAERRFAVTGIHTEESALCRSGEVLQGLLKPHECAAFGTVCTPRNPLGATMVSSEGACAAYYLYRRLEVSHA
- a CDS encoding HypC/HybG/HupF family hydrogenase formation chaperone; the encoded protein is MCLAVPGKIVSVCDRDGTLMAVVDFGGIRKDVCLQYIPDAQPGQYVVVHVGFAIQRLDEESAMRTLREFEHLGVLAEEFGDGFELAARQAGVANPDSGR